One window of the Rosa rugosa chromosome 3, drRosRugo1.1, whole genome shotgun sequence genome contains the following:
- the LOC133737594 gene encoding uncharacterized protein LOC133737594, with product MANTSMNSISFKALVDKRSNKVIFIETDNDFVDVLFSFLTIPMGTIIRLARKHSLPVETGCMNNLYASVENIDARIFQTGACKDMLLCPRSGAELHCKNLKLKINNGEPTQYFLCSEDCTYRYNLFSHYKDVLCECGEPMDNKIPLSVGKLKKSSSADGGVFCKGLTRFIITDDLEVMPPSSSVICSLFTKLKVMDASTTEELAFNVGVGEVLEMLVCSLVSKMPLSETLLKLKSQPNLSNEYPNQGICIEPQTVGGCMNEEDTISVKLIICKSQKIVCYAEAGEDFVNLLFSFLTVPLGFIIKQIQDRSSSLKGSIEQLYKTVQDLDDEFFKSNYQKEILLNPKLYPGFCYENRLLGIEYVKTLDGTLNEIR from the exons ATGGCTAATACATCCATGAACAGTATTAGCTTCAAGGCACTGGTGGACAAGCGGAGCAACAAAGTTATCTTCATAGAAACTGATAATGATTTTGTTGATGTACTCTTCAGTTTCTTGACAATACCAATGGGAACAATCATCAGACTTGCCCGTAAACATTCATTACCAGTGGAAACAGGTTGCATGAACAATTTGTATGCAAGTGTTGAAAATATTGATGCACGTATTTTCCAGACTGGAGCATGTAAAGACATGTTGCTGTGTCCTCGCAGTGGGGCTGAACTTCATTGCAAGAATCTCAAATTGAAGATTAACAATGGTGAGCCCACACAGTACTTTTTGTGCTCTGAGGATTGCACCTACAGATATAACTTATTTAGTCATTACAAAGATGTTCTTTGTGAGTGTGGAGAACCCATGGATAATAAGATACCTCTTTCAGTGGGAAAGTTGAAGAAATCCTCTTCTGCAGATGGTGGAGTGTTCTGTAAAGGACTAACCAGATTTATAATTACTGATGATCTAGAAGTGATGCCACCATCAAGTTCGGTGATCTGTTCTTTATTTACTAAGCTTAAAGTCATGGATGCTAGTACTACTGAGGAGCTGGCTTTCAATGTAGGAGTTGGTGAG GTTTTGGAAATGCTTGTATGCTCATTAGTATCAAAGATGCCTTTGTCAGAAACTCTTTTGAAGCTTAAATCACAACCAAACTTGAGCAATGAATATCCAAATCAAGGAATATGTATTGAACCTCAAACAGTAGGAGGCTGTATGAATGAGGAAGACACCATTTCTGTGAAGCTTATTATTTGCAAATCTCAGAAGATTGTTTGTTATGCAGAAGCAGGGGAAGATTTTGTCAATTTACTTTTCAGTTTCCTGACCGTTCCACTTGGGTTTATAATAAAACAGATCCAGGATAGGTCGTCCTCTTTGAAAGGAAGCATTGAGCAGCTGTACAAGACTGTCCAGGATCTTGATGATGAATTCTTCAAATCAAATTACCAGAAGGAAATTTTACTCAATCCGAAGCTTTACCCTGGTTTTTGCTATGAGAACCGTCTTTTAGGAATTGAGTATGTGAAAACACTAGATGGAACACTAAATGAAATTCGGTGA